One genomic segment of Candidatus Sulfotelmatobacter sp. includes these proteins:
- a CDS encoding SurA N-terminal domain-containing protein, translated as MKRNAFFRQPASAVFAVALLAAVLGCATGCNTKTGGDVMATVDGRKIMKSDVDSYYDNQVAAAQQPPTGEQATALRLNILHQLIEDEIVMRRAEKLGLLATDEEVDRKYNEIKSPASEEEFAKRLQEKKISLPDFKRDIRRSITLEKVMNKEVSSKINVTDQDITDYYTAHKGEFNLIEPTYHLAQIMVTTAPNPQAHNQNDKAQNETEARKKIQMIVNRLDSGDDFATLAMKYSEDPETSGNGGDLGTTQESGLKGTDPATRDAVMKLKPGQYSPVVTVVNPASRQLFGFRIIKLVAKEPAGQRELSDPRVQQAIRSQLHDRREQLLKAAYYEVLRDTAKVENFYAKKVLDSNGMER; from the coding sequence TTGAAAAGAAACGCGTTTTTTCGGCAGCCCGCTTCAGCGGTCTTCGCCGTCGCACTGCTGGCCGCTGTGCTCGGATGCGCTACTGGGTGCAACACAAAGACCGGCGGCGATGTGATGGCCACCGTGGATGGCCGAAAAATCATGAAGTCCGACGTCGACAGTTACTATGACAACCAGGTCGCCGCCGCCCAGCAACCGCCCACGGGCGAGCAAGCGACCGCGTTGCGTTTGAATATTCTGCATCAGCTCATCGAAGATGAAATCGTCATGCGCCGTGCGGAGAAACTCGGCCTGCTCGCCACCGATGAAGAAGTCGATCGTAAATACAATGAGATTAAGTCTCCGGCTTCGGAAGAGGAATTCGCAAAGCGGTTGCAGGAAAAAAAGATCAGTCTTCCCGATTTCAAGCGCGACATCCGCCGCTCCATCACTCTGGAAAAAGTGATGAATAAAGAAGTGTCCTCGAAGATCAACGTAACCGATCAGGACATCACCGACTACTACACGGCGCATAAAGGCGAGTTCAACCTGATCGAGCCGACCTATCATTTAGCGCAGATTATGGTGACGACCGCTCCCAATCCGCAGGCCCACAATCAGAATGACAAGGCGCAAAACGAGACTGAGGCCCGCAAGAAAATTCAGATGATCGTCAACCGTCTCGACAGCGGCGACGACTTCGCCACTCTGGCAATGAAGTATTCCGAAGACCCGGAAACATCCGGCAACGGCGGCGATTTAGGCACGACGCAAGAATCTGGCCTGAAGGGCACGGATCCAGCCACGCGCGACGCAGTCATGAAACTCAAGCCCGGTCAGTACAGCCCGGTGGTGACCGTGGTCAATCCCGCGAGCCGGCAGCTCTTTGGCTTTCGCATCATCAAGCTGGTGGCTAAGGAACCCGCCGGACAACGCGAATTGTCCGATCCGCGAGTGCAGCAAGCGATTCGCTCGCAACTTCACGATCGCCGCGAGCAATTGCTCAAAGCCGCATATTATGAGGTCTTGCGCGATACTGCCAAGGTCGAGAATTTTTACGCCAAGAAGGTGCTCGACAGCAACGGGATGGAGAGATAA
- a CDS encoding thioredoxin domain-containing protein: MLRRFLVTLIRRSLIVLLLICLGCVAQSAPPDVARKIEHQVRAYYTLPPEVKVTVGTMSPSPDVPGYDAVSVNIDGGEGKQKDYKFLLSKDRNTLLRLTKFDLTKDAFAELMGKIDVSGRPTRGAKGAKVVVVNFDDFECPFCSRMHQTLFPEVFKEYGDRVTFIYKDDPLTEIHPWALHAAVDANCLAAQNGDAYWDFADYIHANKREVDTEKTSGARFEAIDKITLLQGQKHTLDETRLQSCVKAQNEDAVRASMKEADSLGVNGTPALFINGQKLDGAVPIAEVRAALDAALKDAGEPAPQHLPSAPASR, from the coding sequence ATGCTGAGGCGGTTTCTAGTGACTTTAATCCGGCGTTCCCTGATCGTTCTTCTTCTCATTTGCCTGGGCTGCGTGGCCCAGTCCGCGCCTCCCGACGTGGCTCGCAAAATCGAGCACCAGGTGCGCGCTTACTACACCCTGCCGCCGGAGGTCAAAGTAACGGTCGGGACCATGAGTCCCAGCCCGGACGTTCCCGGATACGATGCGGTGTCTGTAAACATTGACGGCGGTGAGGGCAAGCAGAAGGATTACAAGTTTCTGCTGTCAAAGGATCGCAATACTCTGTTGCGCCTGACCAAGTTCGACCTGACCAAGGATGCGTTCGCCGAACTGATGGGCAAGATCGACGTCAGCGGGCGGCCCACTCGGGGGGCCAAGGGGGCCAAGGTTGTGGTCGTTAATTTTGACGACTTCGAGTGTCCCTTCTGCTCACGCATGCACCAGACGCTGTTTCCTGAGGTGTTCAAGGAGTATGGCGACCGCGTTACATTCATCTATAAAGACGATCCGCTGACCGAGATTCATCCCTGGGCATTGCACGCAGCCGTTGACGCGAATTGCCTGGCAGCGCAAAACGGCGACGCCTATTGGGACTTCGCCGACTACATCCACGCCAATAAACGTGAAGTGGACACGGAGAAGACTTCCGGGGCGCGGTTCGAAGCGATCGATAAAATTACCTTGCTTCAGGGGCAGAAGCACACGCTGGATGAGACCAGGCTGCAGTCCTGCGTCAAGGCGCAAAATGAAGATGCGGTGCGGGCGTCGATGAAAGAGGCCGACAGTCTGGGCGTAAATGGAACCCCAGCCTTATTCATCAATGGCCAAAAGCTTGATGGCGCCGTTCCCATCGCCGAGGTCCGCGCCGCATTAGATGCGGCTCTGAAAGACGCCGGCGAGCCCGCGCCGCAACATCTTCCATCGGCTCCGGCATCCCGGTAG
- the larE gene encoding ATP-dependent sacrificial sulfur transferase LarE, producing MDSSEASIGAKHAQLQAKLRQLGRVLVAYSGGVDSAYLAWVAHHVLGTEMLAVIADSPSLARTQFADAIAFAHEQGIPIEVISTFELDRPQYARNDGQRCFHCKDELFAVMENLRAARGFDAIAYGVNLDDQGDFRPGQQAAREHHIAAPLLQAKLTKQEIRELARQAGLRIWDKPASACLSSRIEYGRPVTRETLDVVERGEEAIRALGFRQFRVRHHGDIVRIEISREELERALNPAMAAQFAAIFKALGFKFVTLDLEGFRSGSMNSLLPLEHLRRTG from the coding sequence ATGGATTCCTCGGAAGCCAGCATTGGCGCGAAGCACGCGCAGCTTCAGGCGAAGCTCCGCCAACTGGGCCGGGTGCTCGTCGCCTATTCCGGCGGTGTCGATTCCGCCTATCTCGCGTGGGTCGCGCACCATGTTCTGGGGACGGAGATGCTCGCCGTCATTGCCGATTCGCCCAGCCTGGCGCGCACCCAGTTTGCCGACGCCATTGCCTTTGCCCACGAACAGGGAATTCCGATCGAAGTCATTTCGACATTCGAGCTTGACCGTCCCCAATATGCCCGCAACGATGGCCAGCGCTGCTTTCATTGCAAAGACGAACTCTTCGCCGTGATGGAAAATCTCCGCGCGGCCCGTGGTTTCGACGCGATCGCGTACGGCGTGAACCTGGACGATCAGGGCGACTTCCGGCCCGGGCAGCAGGCTGCCCGGGAGCACCACATTGCCGCACCACTATTGCAGGCCAAGCTCACCAAGCAGGAGATTCGCGAACTTGCGCGCCAGGCGGGTCTGCGAATTTGGGACAAGCCGGCATCGGCCTGCCTGTCCTCGCGGATCGAATATGGGCGCCCGGTGACGCGCGAGACCCTCGACGTGGTCGAGCGCGGCGAAGAGGCGATTCGTGCGCTGGGCTTTCGGCAGTTCCGCGTGCGCCATCATGGCGACATTGTCCGCATCGAGATTTCCCGAGAGGAACTTGAGCGCGCTCTGAATCCAGCCATGGCAGCGCAGTTCGCCGCCATCTTCAAAGCTCTCGGATTCAAGTTCGTCACCCTCGATCTGGAGGGCTTTCGCTCCGGGTCCATGAACAGTCTGCTTCCTCTCGAGCATCTTCGCCGCACCGGGTAG
- the lptD gene encoding LPS assembly protein LptD, whose product MTLRIRFLITALFFCHQLPAPALVTSQLPSGNSSLSPCARQAATQDSDSATICADEQEKEGDIYQLRGSAEIHYRTYILRADEVTYNSDTGEATATGHFTLDGGPNDDHIKASHGNYNLTAETGRFYNVNATTGLRFSGGHAVLTSTAPFAFSGKVVEKTSPDHYLVYDGTITTCELPHPNWQFNAHRIVVDVGGNAQIYHSTFWLHGFPILYFPYATHPVDRETRQTGFLVPTGGRSSTNGNEIGDSFYWDINRSMDATVGAEYFSKRGWSQRGEFRVRPSDTSYVDLNFFGVIDRGISEGAGLPPLREGGQEARLTAEGNFYGFRAVSNIDYLSSFLFRLAFNEIFTQAINSEVKSQLFLSKTINGFSFGGMVERYQNFFQTTNPDGTLSNPPVFDDVRILHTPSADASSVDRPLGHSPFLWSFDASLAGLSRSEPGFHTSSLLGRFDFSPEISLPLQFQGWSLRPALALHESYYSERFVSGVAVNNPTNRQAVDASVEVRPPAVEKIFDREFLGRKWKHVIEPRAVYRRVAGVNDFANVLHFDERDILSNTNEVEYGFVTRLYAKRTGPHAPDCARPMTGIAVGSAAPEQIVPWQRISNLDSQPCAPGPEVKEIATWELAQKYFLDPNFGGALVAGQRNVFTATEELTGIAFATEPRHLSPVVSRLRAATSSHTDTEWDLDYDFQLGRINASTLLVNYNLGPFTVGGGDAFLQIPQSNTQPTQNEGNCSSANTVQPTCTFQQFRVALGYGSLVRRGFSAATSFGIDADTGQLQFATAQTTYNWNCCGVTVEYRRYAIANVRNENLFRFTFSLANIGSFGNLRKQERLY is encoded by the coding sequence ATGACGCTTCGCATTAGATTCCTTATCACGGCGCTGTTTTTTTGTCATCAGCTTCCCGCCCCTGCGCTAGTAACCAGCCAGTTGCCGTCAGGAAATTCCAGCCTTTCGCCCTGCGCCCGCCAGGCCGCAACCCAGGATTCCGACTCGGCTACCATCTGCGCCGACGAGCAAGAAAAGGAAGGCGACATTTACCAATTGCGGGGCAGCGCCGAAATTCACTATCGCACTTACATCCTGCGCGCCGACGAGGTCACTTACAATTCCGACACAGGCGAGGCCACGGCTACCGGCCACTTCACGCTCGACGGTGGTCCGAACGACGACCATATCAAAGCCAGCCATGGAAATTACAATTTGACCGCCGAGACGGGTCGATTTTATAACGTAAACGCAACCACCGGCCTGCGCTTCAGTGGCGGCCACGCGGTGCTGACGTCGACCGCTCCTTTCGCTTTCAGCGGCAAAGTCGTGGAAAAAACCAGCCCCGATCACTACCTCGTCTACGATGGCACCATAACGACCTGCGAACTTCCGCATCCCAACTGGCAGTTCAATGCCCATCGCATCGTCGTCGATGTCGGCGGCAACGCGCAGATTTATCACAGTACGTTCTGGCTGCACGGATTTCCAATTCTCTATTTCCCCTATGCGACGCACCCCGTAGATCGGGAAACGCGGCAGACAGGATTTCTGGTGCCCACCGGCGGACGTTCCTCGACCAACGGCAACGAGATCGGCGACTCGTTCTATTGGGACATTAATCGCAGCATGGACGCCACTGTGGGCGCGGAATATTTCTCCAAGCGAGGATGGTCGCAACGCGGCGAGTTTCGCGTGCGCCCCAGCGACACCTCCTATGTGGATCTCAACTTCTTCGGAGTCATCGATCGCGGCATCAGCGAAGGCGCGGGGCTGCCCCCCTTGCGCGAAGGCGGACAGGAGGCCCGCCTTACCGCGGAAGGCAATTTCTACGGCTTCCGCGCGGTTTCTAATATCGACTATCTGAGTTCTTTTTTGTTTCGCCTGGCCTTTAACGAAATTTTTACTCAGGCCATAAACTCAGAAGTTAAGTCGCAGCTTTTTCTGTCAAAGACAATCAACGGTTTTTCCTTCGGCGGCATGGTCGAGCGCTATCAGAATTTTTTTCAGACCACGAACCCTGACGGCACTCTTTCGAATCCGCCCGTCTTTGATGACGTTCGCATCCTGCACACCCCCAGCGCAGATGCATCCAGCGTCGACCGACCGCTGGGGCATTCGCCCTTCCTCTGGTCGTTCGACGCCTCCTTAGCCGGGCTTTCGCGCAGCGAGCCCGGCTTTCATACCAGCAGTCTGCTGGGTCGGTTCGACTTCAGTCCCGAAATTTCTCTACCCTTGCAGTTCCAAGGATGGTCCCTGCGGCCGGCGTTGGCGCTGCACGAATCCTATTATTCCGAGCGCTTTGTCAGTGGCGTTGCGGTCAACAATCCCACGAACCGGCAGGCAGTGGACGCGTCAGTGGAAGTTCGCCCGCCCGCCGTGGAAAAAATATTCGACCGCGAATTTCTGGGACGGAAATGGAAGCATGTCATCGAACCGCGCGCCGTGTACCGCCGAGTGGCGGGAGTAAACGATTTCGCGAATGTGCTGCACTTCGACGAACGCGACATCCTCAGCAATACAAATGAAGTCGAGTATGGATTCGTGACGCGCCTTTACGCGAAGCGAACCGGGCCGCATGCTCCGGATTGCGCGAGGCCGATGACGGGTATCGCCGTCGGTTCCGCGGCGCCGGAACAGATCGTTCCCTGGCAGCGCATCAGCAATCTAGACTCTCAGCCTTGCGCTCCCGGCCCGGAGGTCAAGGAGATCGCCACCTGGGAACTAGCCCAAAAGTACTTTCTCGATCCTAACTTTGGCGGAGCGCTGGTCGCAGGGCAGCGCAACGTCTTTACCGCGACAGAAGAGTTGACCGGCATCGCATTCGCGACCGAACCACGGCATCTTTCTCCCGTGGTATCGCGCCTGCGGGCCGCCACCAGCAGCCACACCGACACTGAGTGGGACCTCGACTATGACTTTCAACTGGGCCGGATCAATGCCAGCACTCTGCTCGTGAACTACAACCTCGGTCCTTTCACGGTAGGCGGGGGCGATGCGTTCCTCCAGATTCCACAATCCAATACTCAGCCAACGCAGAACGAAGGAAATTGCAGCTCCGCGAACACGGTACAACCCACCTGCACCTTCCAACAGTTCCGAGTGGCGTTGGGATATGGGAGTCTGGTCCGGCGCGGATTCAGCGCCGCCACCAGCTTCGGCATTGATGCCGACACCGGGCAGTTGCAATTTGCCACCGCGCAAACCACCTACAACTGGAATTGCTGCGGCGTGACAGTGGAATATCGCCGCTACGCCATCGCGAACGTGCGCAACGAGAATCTGTTCCGCTTTACCTTCAGCCTGGCCAACATCGGATCGTTCGGAAATCTCAGGAAGCAAGAGCGGCTGTACTAG
- a CDS encoding RDD family protein yields the protein MASLPSGPESESGLGLQAGADLYPTNPATEETNATADRFPESASPEATEKEDVDAWRDELSARLNRYRARRKVRPPRYPSLRLPFEGPALPTAASALSASSQRREFEPVSDHALALDGMRSVPSVTAKPKAAADVETQFLTAQAHGEQASLPRSSAAPGAAVHGGAKIIEFPGLAWGRHSWGPPALPSDQLAEPVSERPRILDVPEIAPPPPALGGITIDAVEPPEAERRPGIDIPLQSAALSLRFLAALVDGTIIAMAAALFGFIFWKVTAVRPPLFQILGLAGGVVCVFWAAYQYLLIVYAGNTPGLRVAGLELTRFDGTATGRSLRRWRMLASYLSAASLGMGYAWLFLDEDSLCWHDRITHTYLAPKKGSTAASGPSFD from the coding sequence TTGGCATCGTTGCCGAGCGGTCCCGAGTCCGAGTCTGGCCTCGGGTTGCAGGCGGGGGCCGACCTCTACCCCACGAATCCGGCAACTGAGGAAACGAATGCTACCGCGGATCGGTTCCCCGAATCTGCTTCGCCCGAGGCCACTGAGAAAGAAGATGTGGACGCCTGGCGTGACGAACTGTCCGCCCGCCTCAACCGCTACCGCGCGCGCCGTAAAGTGCGTCCGCCGCGTTACCCTTCGCTGCGGTTGCCGTTTGAGGGGCCGGCCTTGCCGACCGCGGCCAGCGCGCTCAGCGCTTCGTCGCAACGCCGGGAGTTCGAGCCTGTCTCCGACCATGCCCTCGCACTCGATGGGATGAGGTCCGTGCCATCGGTCACCGCGAAGCCAAAAGCGGCGGCGGATGTCGAAACCCAATTCTTGACTGCTCAGGCGCATGGCGAGCAGGCTTCCCTTCCCCGCTCCTCTGCGGCGCCGGGCGCAGCGGTTCATGGAGGCGCGAAGATTATCGAGTTTCCCGGACTTGCCTGGGGACGACATTCGTGGGGACCGCCTGCGCTTCCCTCGGATCAATTGGCCGAACCGGTCAGCGAGCGTCCGCGAATCCTTGATGTCCCCGAGATCGCTCCTCCGCCTCCTGCTCTGGGCGGGATTACCATCGACGCCGTCGAGCCCCCTGAGGCCGAAAGGCGGCCCGGCATCGACATTCCGTTACAGAGTGCGGCGCTCAGCTTACGCTTCCTGGCCGCTTTGGTTGACGGAACGATCATCGCGATGGCCGCCGCACTCTTCGGCTTCATCTTCTGGAAGGTCACGGCGGTTCGACCGCCATTGTTTCAGATTCTCGGGCTCGCTGGCGGAGTGGTCTGCGTATTCTGGGCGGCCTACCAGTATCTGCTGATTGTTTATGCGGGCAATACTCCCGGGTTGCGCGTCGCTGGCCTTGAACTCACTCGCTTCGATGGCACCGCCACCGGCCGCTCGCTGCGCCGCTGGCGGATGCTGGCATCGTATCTTTCGGCGGCTTCACTGGGTATGGGCTATGCCTGGCTTTTTCTCGACGAAGATTCCCTGTGCTGGCACGACCGCATCACCCATACTTACCTGGCGCCGAAGAAGGGTTCGACAGCAGCGTCAGGGCCGTCCTTCGATTGA
- a CDS encoding DUF885 domain-containing protein encodes MPAYLAVLLLIASAASGFAQGHKPVADRIAAQNALFDEQYESDMRNFPERATAFGDYRYNDLLADYSLSAIARRHDLDEDFLKRLEAISTADFSDQDQLSHDLLIRVLSQRIADYQLKEYEMPITTQSGLHTSLADLPLSMPLDSVKHYEDYIARLHQIPRALSQHMEVLRAGMQDKLMPVRFIAEMVPGQCEGIIASDPFLQPTTKFPASISEDDQKRLTDAISTAINNEVLPAYKKYAEFVRTEYAPQGRTALSITSLPDGQKRYENDIYARTTTHMTPDEIHQLGLREIDRIEAEMTAIAKKEGFADLAAFRASLKTNPKYIPTSAEQILDDFRHYIAQMEPKLPELFTLLPKSPVTVEAIPAFNAAAMTHYMTGTPDGKRPGRVVVATSKFSERSLIDDEAIAYHEGVPGHHMQLSVQQQLEGLPKFRLHGLSFNAYIEGWALYAEQLGKEVGFYQDPASDYGRLSSELFRAVRLVVDTGIHAKGWSRDQVVDFFRKSGAVDEPTLQAETDRYISWPAQALSYKLGQLKFRELRGRAQKELGPKFDLRKFHDEMLDGGTLPLDMLEARTDKWIAQQKAK; translated from the coding sequence ATGCCCGCATACCTCGCAGTCCTGCTCCTCATTGCCTCCGCTGCATCTGGCTTTGCCCAGGGACACAAGCCGGTCGCCGATCGCATTGCCGCCCAGAACGCACTCTTCGACGAGCAGTACGAGTCGGACATGCGCAATTTTCCCGAGCGCGCCACCGCCTTTGGCGATTACCGGTATAACGATCTATTGGCGGACTACTCTCTGTCGGCCATCGCGCGTCGTCATGATCTCGACGAAGATTTCCTGAAGCGGCTGGAGGCGATTTCCACTGCGGACTTCTCCGACCAGGATCAACTCTCACATGATCTGCTGATCCGCGTGCTTAGCCAGCGCATCGCCGACTACCAACTCAAAGAGTACGAAATGCCCATCACTACGCAATCGGGCCTGCATACCAGTCTCGCCGATCTGCCCTTGTCGATGCCGCTCGACTCGGTGAAGCATTATGAGGATTACATTGCACGCCTGCACCAGATTCCGCGGGCGTTGAGTCAGCACATGGAAGTGCTCCGTGCGGGCATGCAAGACAAGCTCATGCCCGTGCGCTTCATTGCGGAGATGGTTCCGGGACAATGCGAGGGCATCATCGCTTCTGATCCATTTCTGCAACCGACGACGAAATTTCCGGCCAGCATTTCCGAAGACGATCAGAAGCGCCTCACCGATGCCATCTCCACCGCCATAAACAATGAAGTCTTACCGGCGTACAAAAAGTATGCAGAATTCGTTCGAACCGAATACGCGCCCCAGGGCCGCACCGCACTCTCGATCACCTCTTTGCCCGACGGCCAGAAACGCTACGAGAACGACATCTACGCGCGCACTACGACACACATGACGCCCGATGAAATTCACCAGCTGGGTCTGCGCGAGATCGACCGCATCGAGGCTGAGATGACGGCGATCGCCAAGAAGGAGGGTTTCGCCGACCTCGCAGCTTTCCGCGCCTCACTCAAAACGAATCCCAAATATATTCCGACTTCCGCCGAACAGATTCTCGACGATTTCCGGCATTACATCGCGCAGATGGAGCCGAAGCTGCCGGAGCTCTTCACGTTGCTTCCCAAGTCGCCGGTCACGGTGGAAGCGATTCCTGCGTTCAATGCGGCCGCGATGACCCACTACATGACTGGAACGCCCGACGGCAAGCGGCCGGGACGGGTCGTAGTCGCGACCTCGAAGTTTTCCGAGCGTTCCTTAATCGACGATGAAGCGATCGCTTATCACGAAGGCGTTCCCGGCCATCACATGCAGCTTTCCGTGCAGCAGCAACTTGAAGGCTTGCCGAAGTTCCGGCTGCACGGTCTGAGCTTTAATGCCTATATCGAAGGTTGGGCTCTTTACGCCGAGCAATTGGGCAAAGAGGTTGGCTTCTATCAGGATCCTGCCTCGGATTATGGGCGGCTCTCATCCGAGCTATTTCGGGCTGTTCGTCTGGTCGTTGATACCGGCATTCACGCCAAGGGCTGGAGCCGCGATCAAGTGGTGGACTTTTTCCGCAAGTCTGGCGCGGTCGATGAGCCTACGCTACAAGCCGAAACCGACCGCTACATCTCCTGGCCCGCGCAGGCGCTCAGTTATAAGCTTGGACAACTAAAATTCCGCGAACTGCGCGGACGCGCCCAAAAAGAGTTGGGGCCGAAGTTCGATCTGCGGAAGTTTCACGACGAAATGCTCGACGGAGGCACGCTGCCCCTGGACATGCTCGAAGCGCGTACCGACAAATGGATCGCTCAGCAAAAGGCGAAGTAA
- a CDS encoding APC family permease, producing the protein MATSPGGTKPVVKVFVATSVMLTFISFWRASAIVLSDLASSAYYAGGDAEKVIGKSAPWFILAVMLFSYAVRALYIESSSMFVRGGVYRVVKEAMGGTLAKFSVSALLFDYVLTGPISAVVAGQYLAGFIEDLARSMGHPIAHFPENTFAACFGAVVAIYFWRKNTQGIHESSQKAVQIMIITTVMVVILIIWCTITVLKVPVQLPPSPFTPGVVPLNKESLGWLDNTWITHLRSGSALLTFLIVFVGFGHSVLAMSGEETLAQVNREIAHPKLKNLEKTGLVIFVYSLLFTSLVSFFAVMIIPDNIRHEYFGNLIGGISVFLVGPEWAKLIFHGFVVLVGVLILAGAQNTSIVGANGVLNRVSEDGVLTSAFQKPHPRFGTSYRIINMIVGLQLLTIILTRGNVFTLAGLYAFGVIWSFAMMSLAVLVLRHKEPGGRLWKVPGNFHIGQREIPVGVILVSAVLFTTAIVNLLTKREATIGGVAFSALFFVLFTYSERRVARERQGKPESVDQFRVYGNQELGSGAMGVRPGNVLVAVRDPRNLYYLRHVLSHTNTAKQDVVVMSARLYHREHTFGSSTVMEASQVFDHYEQELFTAAVAVAEKEGKPISLLVVPATDVFEAIMVTAQRLDSSRVICGLSNKLTADEQAKLTGDAWERLPEPRPRLTLEVCAPDGSVREYSLGPHTPRMRPQDVDLMHQLWLNITADPKFAGAHHYHIVALALEELQRELSTEQRAQLLQKLHDEMNRSSQN; encoded by the coding sequence ATGGCCACGTCCCCCGGGGGTACAAAACCGGTAGTCAAGGTCTTCGTCGCCACTTCGGTGATGCTGACCTTCATCTCGTTCTGGCGCGCCTCCGCCATCGTTTTGTCGGATCTCGCTTCGTCGGCGTATTACGCCGGAGGCGACGCCGAGAAAGTCATCGGCAAGAGCGCTCCCTGGTTCATCCTGGCGGTCATGCTGTTCAGCTATGCCGTTCGGGCGCTCTACATCGAATCCAGCAGCATGTTCGTACGGGGCGGCGTTTACCGCGTGGTCAAAGAGGCGATGGGGGGAACGCTCGCCAAGTTCTCGGTCTCGGCCCTGCTCTTCGACTACGTTCTTACCGGTCCTATCAGCGCTGTCGTGGCAGGCCAGTATCTCGCCGGATTCATCGAAGATCTCGCCCGTTCCATGGGCCATCCTATCGCTCACTTTCCGGAAAACACTTTCGCCGCCTGCTTCGGGGCGGTGGTGGCAATCTATTTTTGGCGGAAAAATACGCAGGGCATTCACGAGTCGAGCCAGAAGGCCGTGCAGATAATGATCATCACAACAGTCATGGTTGTGATCTTGATCATCTGGTGTACCATCACCGTGCTGAAGGTTCCGGTACAGCTCCCGCCAAGCCCCTTCACTCCGGGAGTTGTTCCGCTGAACAAGGAGTCACTGGGCTGGCTCGATAATACCTGGATCACCCATCTGAGATCGGGATCGGCGCTGCTCACATTCCTGATTGTTTTTGTCGGGTTTGGCCATTCTGTGCTGGCCATGAGCGGTGAGGAGACTCTGGCGCAAGTCAACCGCGAGATCGCCCATCCCAAGCTGAAGAATTTGGAGAAGACTGGCCTGGTAATTTTTGTCTATAGCCTGCTCTTCACCTCACTAGTATCCTTCTTCGCCGTGATGATCATCCCCGACAATATTCGTCACGAATATTTCGGAAACTTGATTGGAGGGATTTCGGTATTCCTGGTTGGCCCGGAGTGGGCCAAGCTCATTTTCCATGGTTTTGTGGTACTCGTCGGCGTCCTGATTTTGGCGGGGGCGCAGAACACATCCATCGTGGGGGCAAACGGAGTTCTGAACCGCGTGTCGGAAGACGGCGTCCTCACCTCCGCCTTTCAGAAACCGCATCCCCGGTTTGGCACGAGCTACCGCATCATCAACATGATTGTCGGCCTGCAATTGTTGACCATCATCTTGACGCGCGGAAACGTCTTCACTCTGGCCGGTCTTTACGCCTTCGGCGTGATTTGGAGCTTTGCCATGATGTCGCTGGCGGTCCTCGTGCTCCGTCATAAGGAACCCGGAGGCCGGCTGTGGAAGGTACCGGGAAACTTTCACATCGGCCAGCGCGAAATACCGGTGGGAGTCATCCTCGTTTCCGCCGTGTTGTTCACCACCGCGATCGTGAACCTGTTGACCAAGCGTGAGGCGACGATTGGAGGCGTGGCATTTAGCGCTCTGTTCTTTGTTCTTTTCACCTATTCCGAGCGGCGCGTAGCCCGCGAACGCCAGGGAAAGCCGGAGAGTGTCGACCAGTTCCGTGTCTACGGCAATCAGGAACTGGGAAGCGGAGCGATGGGAGTGCGGCCGGGCAACGTCCTGGTCGCGGTGCGCGACCCGCGCAATCTGTACTATTTGCGTCACGTACTCAGCCATACCAATACAGCCAAGCAGGACGTCGTCGTTATGAGTGCACGCCTGTATCATCGCGAGCACACGTTTGGCAGCAGCACGGTGATGGAGGCGAGCCAGGTGTTCGACCACTACGAGCAGGAGTTGTTTACTGCGGCTGTCGCCGTTGCCGAGAAAGAAGGCAAACCCATTTCGCTGTTGGTGGTGCCCGCCACCGATGTGTTCGAGGCCATCATGGTGACGGCGCAGCGACTCGATTCCAGCCGTGTGATTTGCGGGCTTTCCAACAAGCTCACCGCCGATGAGCAAGCCAAACTCACCGGCGATGCCTGGGAGCGCCTGCCGGAGCCGCGGCCGCGGCTTACGTTGGAAGTGTGCGCGCCCGACGGAAGCGTTCGCGAATATTCGTTGGGACCGCACACTCCGCGCATGCGTCCGCAGGATGTCGACCTGATGCACCAGCTCTGGCTCAACATCACCGCCGACCCGAAATTTGCCGGCGCGCATCACTATCACATCGTGGCTTTGGCGCTGGAAGAATTGCAGCGGGAGTTAAGCACCGAGCAGCGGGCACAACTTCTGCAAAAGCTGCACGACGAAATGAACCGTTCAAGCCAGAATTAG